In Oryzias melastigma strain HK-1 linkage group LG16, ASM292280v2, whole genome shotgun sequence, a single genomic region encodes these proteins:
- the LOC112140516 gene encoding glucocorticoid modulatory element-binding protein 1 has protein sequence MMDSGQIDFYQHDYMCSNTCRSTKFEVLINGTRPSPGTSVQPGLSHVAPEPSGGQVPPTTGMVYDSAEERLENESRAAAGWSNGLPRLVNFTTSSWHSLKRKRADTPDGVLRLWKGVADSGLMGEVLSSLQRELLRALQSVELCREKVDLQETEAFMLNSLCEMFGLLDSVKQTVDMRCRQSEESKIHNRVYAPNDVLGDRRKLSCSKNRSYRNSSSKHLWSHCQSRKNSRTQPSTAKTNTGIHSPSDVDLQSASYNRMVPQSSSFTEAIKAYRDGRDRMREPSAAGNQEPGHRQRQEDTTVRLKENGQKTDQHCQSKREDARDNESSRKTIREEEKHKSKGKI, from the exons ATGATGGACTCTGGGCAGATAGATTTCTACCAGCATGACTACATGTGCAGCAACACCTGCCGCAGCACTAAATTTGAGGTCCTGATCAACGGCACACGGCCCTCTCCGGGGACCTCCGTGCAGCCGGGCTTGTCCCATGTGGCCCCTGAGCCCTCTGGAGGACAGGTGCCGCCCACGACGG GGATGGTGTATGATTCTGCAGAGGAGCGTTTGGAGAAtgagagcagagcagcagcaggctGGAGTAATGGTCTGCCACGGCTTGTAAATTTCACAACATCCAGTTGGCATTCTCTCAAGAGAAAGAGAGCGGACACACCTG ACGGAGTGCTGCGTCTGTGGAAGGGTGTGGCAGACTCAGGCCTGATGGGGGAAGTGCTTTCAAGTCTCCAGAGGGAACTTTTAAGGGCTCTCCAAAGCGTGGAGCTTTGCAGAGAAAAGGTGGACCTGCAGGAGACAG AGGCTTTCATGTTGAATTCCCTGTGTGAGATGTTTGGGCTTTTGGACTCGGTGAAACAAACTGTGGACATGAGATGCAGGCAGAGTGAAGAGAGCAAAATCCATAACCGTGTTTATG CGCCGAATGATGTCCTGGGGGACCGGAGGAAGCTGAGTTGCAGTAAAAACAGATCTTACAGAAACTCCTCCTCAAAACACCTTTGGTCTCACTGTCAGAGCCGGAAGAACAGCCGCACCCAGCCGTCCAccgcaaaaacaaacacagggaTCCATTCTCCGTCTGATGTCGACTTACAGTCTGCTTCCTACAATCGGATGGTCCCTCAGTCCTCCTCCTTCACTGAAGCTATCAAGGCATACAGGGATGGACGAGACAGAATGAGGGAGCCCAGCGCAGCAGGGAACCAGGAGCCGGGTCACCGACAGAGGCAGGAGGACACTACAGTGAGGCTCAAAGAGAATGGACAGAAGACAGACCAACACTGTCAGAGTAAAAGGGAGGATGCTAGGGACAATGAAAGCTCAAGGAAAACCATAAGAGAAGAAGAGAAACATAAAAGTAAGGGGAAAATTTGA